One Candidatus Culexarchaeum yellowstonense genomic region harbors:
- a CDS encoding glycerate kinase: MEEGVKASDPIEAIKNSINVYDGKIVVKGVEDFDLKNFHRIIVIGAGKATARMALGLEYILGDVISDGIVIAPRGVKSNPKKIKVLEGDHPIPSNRNVENTEKIIELLKDRDEMDLIIVLISGGGSALLTIPENGVEVEDIIETNKLLLKCGADIREINTVRKQICRVKGGKLFARYIYPSRALTLIISDVVGDDVEVIASGPTAPSKSTAKQAKEILERYGVWSEIPIRVRKRIEKAIIEGGNAFSMEVFNKVRNVVISSNIQTLKAIYGKAVMMGYNSMIISSRVQGEAREVGKVIGGILVEAHENGIPVKPPATLIAGGETTVTVRGEGSGGRNQELALSVAKIINGYRGITFASMGSDGIDGNTDAAGAIVDWETISKARGMGLNEDEYLRRNDTYNYFKKLGGSLIITGITETNVNDLMIGLVSKVY; the protein is encoded by the coding sequence TTGGAGGAAGGGGTTAAAGCATCAGATCCAATAGAAGCCATAAAGAATAGCATAAATGTTTATGATGGTAAAATTGTGGTTAAAGGGGTTGAAGATTTTGATTTAAAGAATTTCCATAGAATTATTGTTATTGGTGCTGGTAAGGCAACTGCAAGAATGGCTTTAGGCTTAGAATATATTCTTGGAGATGTGATATCGGATGGCATTGTAATAGCCCCAAGGGGGGTTAAATCGAATCCAAAGAAGATTAAGGTTTTGGAGGGGGATCATCCAATACCAAGCAATAGGAATGTTGAGAATACAGAGAAGATAATAGAACTCTTAAAGGATAGAGATGAAATGGACCTGATAATAGTTTTAATATCAGGTGGGGGATCCGCACTACTAACAATACCTGAAAATGGGGTAGAAGTAGAGGACATTATTGAAACAAATAAGTTACTCTTAAAATGTGGAGCAGACATCAGGGAGATAAATACTGTGAGGAAGCAGATATGTAGAGTTAAGGGTGGAAAATTATTTGCAAGATACATATACCCATCAAGAGCACTAACCCTAATAATATCAGATGTTGTGGGGGACGATGTGGAGGTAATAGCTTCAGGGCCCACTGCTCCAAGTAAATCCACAGCAAAACAAGCAAAGGAAATTTTAGAGAGATATGGTGTATGGAGTGAAATTCCAATTAGAGTTAGGAAGCGTATAGAGAAGGCGATAATTGAAGGGGGAAATGCTTTCAGCATGGAAGTGTTTAACAAAGTTAGAAATGTGGTGATATCAAGCAACATACAAACCCTAAAAGCCATCTATGGGAAAGCTGTTATGATGGGTTACAATTCAATGATAATATCATCAAGAGTTCAGGGGGAAGCTAGGGAAGTTGGGAAAGTTATTGGGGGAATACTGGTGGAAGCCCATGAAAATGGGATACCAGTAAAACCTCCAGCCACATTAATTGCTGGGGGAGAGACTACAGTTACTGTTAGGGGGGAGGGTAGTGGTGGTAGGAATCAGGAATTGGCTTTAAGCGTTGCAAAGATAATCAATGGATACAGGGGGATAACATTTGCATCCATGGGGAGTGATGGAATAGATGGAAATACGGATGCAGCTGGAGCCATAGTGGATTGGGAAACGATAAGTAAAGCTAGAGGTATGGGGTTAAATGAAGATGAATACCTAAGGAGGAATGATACGTACAATTACTTTAAGAAGCTTGGAGGAAGCCTAATAATCACTGGGATAACAGAAACAAATGTTAATGATTTAATGATTGGATTAGTGAGTAAGGTTTATTGA
- a CDS encoding hydroxyacid dehydrogenase — protein MNYKVVILESIHKDGVELLRKYCDVIECREGVSREELKSIIREADIIISRGFIKIDAELIRCARKAKAIVVHGVGVDHIDLKAAEKAGIKVANTPEALTDTVAEFTIGALIALLRKIKQADEAVRRGEWSRKYTDLVGVDLKGKNVGILGLGRIGLAVAKRLKPFDVKLYYYDKIRRYDVEEDLGIKYMEFRELLSTSDIILIHLPLTEETYHIISRKEFELMKNGVYIVNMGRGALIDEAELIKQIEAGKVAGAALDVFEREPLPPESPLTKYENVLLTPHLAASSVEALRRLSMDVARKTLEILGIPVSQT, from the coding sequence ATGAACTATAAGGTTGTCATTTTAGAATCAATACATAAAGATGGAGTGGAATTGTTGAGGAAGTATTGTGATGTAATCGAATGCCGAGAAGGTGTCAGCAGAGAAGAATTGAAAAGCATAATACGAGAAGCGGACATAATAATTTCAAGGGGATTCATAAAGATAGATGCCGAACTTATTAGATGTGCGAGGAAAGCTAAAGCCATAGTGGTGCATGGAGTTGGAGTAGACCACATAGATTTGAAAGCTGCCGAGAAAGCTGGAATAAAAGTTGCCAATACACCAGAAGCATTAACGGATACAGTAGCAGAATTCACCATTGGAGCACTAATAGCATTATTAAGGAAGATTAAGCAAGCTGATGAAGCTGTAAGGCGTGGAGAATGGAGTAGAAAATATACGGATCTAGTGGGAGTAGACTTGAAGGGTAAAAATGTTGGAATACTCGGACTTGGGAGGATAGGCTTAGCAGTGGCAAAGAGATTGAAGCCATTCGACGTAAAACTATACTACTACGATAAGATAAGAAGGTATGATGTGGAAGAAGATTTAGGAATAAAATATATGGAATTCAGGGAATTACTATCCACATCAGACATAATACTGATACACTTACCACTAACAGAGGAAACATACCACATAATATCGAGGAAAGAGTTTGAATTAATGAAGAATGGAGTATACATTGTAAATATGGGTAGAGGGGCATTAATTGATGAAGCTGAATTGATAAAGCAAATTGAAGCTGGAAAGGTGGCTGGAGCAGCATTAGACGTATTTGAAAGAGAACCACTGCCACCGGAAAGCCCACTAACGAAATATGAAAATGTACTATTAACCCCACATCTAGCTGCAAGTAGTGTAGAGGCGTTGAGAAGACTCTCAATGGATGTAGCCAGGAAAACCCTTGAAATACTTGGAATACCCGTTAGCCAAACATAA
- a CDS encoding ABC transporter substrate-binding protein gives MSGSIKYSYILFVVIALAVAIGGYFVWQSFQPPPSPGTPSGPGGGGQPPKQITLVVISRHGLDILGKVETAFLSSPVARKYNITDIRWLTPAAHLWVSIINAMGDIDVAWGGGPVLFDTLYSEGLLKPLNGSVLNVVNKLPDTISGSPAKRFDSKGNIVWVGAAISSFGFTINKDYLKTYNLPEPDEWIDLANETYGLTLPRTSVGVANAVTSTSNTRMYEIIIQRYGWVDGWKIITLIGANAEIYDQSEAVRESVISKRIGVGLTIDFYGYTAQIQAPGVAYYVLPKDGTIVNADPIALLKTSKNVEAAQAFIEWVLSPEGQKIWLDPNVNRMPINVEVFNTPEGKSRQDLYLQYNLTLKAATIEFSDELASSYEQALIWFFDSTIVKPQAELRSAWIKLIQAKVNNKISQEKFKELVDNLTNPTKLTFIDPLTNKPTTFTMEYAQKINSYMKESDFRTNICSIWRNAAIARYQQVASAVGG, from the coding sequence TTGAGTGGTTCAATTAAATATTCGTATATATTGTTTGTTGTAATTGCATTGGCTGTTGCAATTGGTGGCTATTTCGTTTGGCAATCATTCCAACCTCCTCCAAGCCCCGGCACCCCTTCAGGTCCTGGGGGTGGTGGTCAGCCTCCTAAGCAGATAACTTTGGTGGTTATTAGTAGGCATGGTCTTGACATTTTAGGGAAGGTGGAAACAGCATTCCTATCCTCACCTGTTGCCAGGAAATACAATATTACCGATATTCGGTGGTTAACTCCAGCAGCACATTTGTGGGTTAGTATAATTAATGCTATGGGGGATATTGATGTTGCTTGGGGTGGGGGGCCAGTATTATTTGATACGCTGTATTCTGAAGGTCTGCTTAAACCTCTAAATGGGAGTGTGTTGAATGTTGTTAATAAACTTCCAGACACTATCAGTGGTTCACCTGCCAAGAGATTTGATTCTAAAGGTAATATTGTTTGGGTTGGCGCCGCCATATCCTCATTTGGTTTCACAATAAACAAGGATTACTTGAAAACCTACAATCTTCCTGAACCTGATGAGTGGATTGATTTGGCTAATGAAACTTATGGTTTAACTCTCCCAAGGACTTCTGTGGGTGTAGCTAATGCTGTGACATCCACATCCAATACCCGTATGTATGAGATTATCATTCAACGTTATGGTTGGGTTGATGGTTGGAAGATAATTACATTGATAGGTGCAAATGCTGAGATATATGATCAGTCTGAAGCTGTTAGGGAGAGCGTTATATCTAAACGTATTGGTGTGGGTTTAACCATAGACTTCTACGGTTACACTGCACAGATTCAAGCTCCAGGAGTTGCATACTATGTTCTTCCAAAGGATGGGACTATAGTGAATGCAGATCCCATTGCATTGCTAAAGACGAGTAAGAATGTTGAGGCTGCCCAAGCTTTCATTGAGTGGGTTCTATCACCTGAAGGTCAGAAGATATGGCTTGATCCAAATGTAAATCGCATGCCAATAAATGTTGAGGTTTTCAATACCCCTGAGGGTAAGAGTAGGCAAGATCTATATTTACAGTATAATCTTACATTGAAGGCTGCAACAATAGAGTTTAGTGATGAACTTGCTTCATCCTATGAGCAAGCTTTAATATGGTTCTTTGATTCCACCATTGTTAAGCCTCAAGCTGAGCTTAGATCTGCATGGATTAAGTTGATACAAGCCAAGGTTAACAATAAGATTTCTCAGGAGAAGTTTAAGGAGTTGGTGGATAATTTGACAAATCCAACTAAGTTGACTTTCATAGATCCACTTACAAATAAGCCAACCACATTCACCATGGAGTATGCTCAGAAGATAAACTCCTACATGAAGGAGTCTGACTTTAGAACTAATATTTGCAGTATATGGAGGAATGCAGCTATAGCTAGATATCAGCAAGTTGCCAGTGCCGTTGGTGGATGA
- a CDS encoding CoA transferase — protein MYEKPLKGVRVLDVSRVLAGPFCTMILGDLGAEVIKVEEPLKGDDTRSWGPPFIDGEAAYYLSVNRNKKSITVNLKHTDGLKIIYGLAEKSDVFIENFRPGVAERLKIDYETISKINPKIIYCSISGFGQTGPYRDYPAYDLLIQAMSGFMSITGEEGRPPVRIGVALFDIGAAMYAAIAIIAALYRRDKTGVGERIDISLLDTGVSWLTYMAMNYFATGVNPKRMGSAHPSIVPYQCFQDKDGKWFALAVGNDDIWKRMCKAIGREDLMNDKRYATNPDRVRNRDELLEELNSIFKGNSRDYWIKIFMENQVPCAPVNEVSEILSDQQILHREMVTEVKHPKIGKLKQLGIPIKYAKTTLKVEEPPPMLGQHTEEVLTNLLGYKKEEILELKRKGAI, from the coding sequence ATGTATGAAAAACCATTGAAGGGTGTAAGAGTTTTAGATGTAAGTAGAGTTTTAGCAGGTCCATTCTGCACAATGATACTTGGAGATTTAGGGGCTGAAGTAATAAAGGTTGAGGAGCCATTAAAGGGGGATGATACAAGGAGTTGGGGTCCCCCATTCATAGATGGGGAAGCAGCATACTACCTATCGGTAAATAGGAATAAGAAGAGCATAACGGTAAACTTGAAGCATACAGATGGATTAAAGATAATATATGGGTTAGCTGAGAAAAGCGATGTATTTATTGAAAACTTCAGACCAGGAGTTGCTGAAAGACTCAAAATAGATTACGAGACAATTAGCAAGATAAACCCTAAAATAATTTATTGCTCGATAAGTGGATTTGGGCAAACTGGACCATACAGGGATTATCCAGCATACGACCTACTAATACAAGCAATGTCTGGATTTATGAGCATAACTGGAGAAGAGGGTAGACCCCCAGTTAGAATAGGAGTTGCATTATTCGATATTGGTGCAGCAATGTATGCAGCAATAGCCATAATAGCGGCACTATATAGGAGGGATAAAACTGGCGTTGGGGAGAGGATAGATATATCATTACTGGATACGGGAGTATCATGGTTAACGTATATGGCAATGAACTACTTCGCCACAGGAGTAAACCCCAAGAGGATGGGTTCAGCACACCCAAGCATAGTGCCATACCAATGCTTCCAAGATAAAGATGGGAAATGGTTTGCACTAGCAGTGGGTAATGATGATATTTGGAAGAGGATGTGTAAAGCAATTGGAAGAGAAGATTTAATGAATGATAAGAGATATGCAACAAATCCAGATAGAGTTAGGAATAGGGATGAATTATTGGAGGAACTAAACAGCATATTTAAGGGTAATAGTAGAGATTACTGGATAAAGATATTCATGGAGAATCAAGTTCCATGCGCACCAGTAAATGAAGTTAGCGAAATATTAAGCGACCAGCAAATCCTGCATAGGGAAATGGTAACTGAGGTGAAACATCCAAAAATTGGGAAACTAAAACAACTCGGGATACCAATAAAATATGCTAAAACCACATTAAAAGTGGAGGAGCCACCACCAATGCTCGGTCAACACACAGAAGAAGTGCTAACGAACTTATTGGGTTATAAAAAGGAGGAAATTTTGGAATTAAAGAGGAAGGGGGCTATATAA
- a CDS encoding iron ABC transporter permease, translating into MHSLWRRHVDLFLLVSYLAPLIFFIFLFILPLSLLLSSSFLYYGKPSLYWFTSIFSDTYFVNFNPRTGYLFNVYGDTMYIWGLDYGIIVNTLIVALATTILSTVMGLISAFILARYDFPGKSLFRVLLYVPMLATPFVNAYVLGKLFHPTSGLINYIFYDLLHILPYRIDLNGLVGISIAQSLSYFPIVYLNFQASLLNIDPSLEEQAENLGAKGFSLFRRVTFPLALPGLTAGMIITFIFSMEDLSAPIGFIGYSGNPLAKKVMSYYIFQSFSEAMRGVITPETSALSVILLSISIVGFMFIKRYVSLKTYASLSRGGRWNPRVRRIGGFRLLVVYVFLVVLVLVGSMPQVGTVILASTDWVVSGVTPKNFSLEYFYRLLHPSVSRAISNSVIYSSIAVLIAVFIGASSAYCVARFKGILASILDILSTIPVAIPGIVLAVGYFMFFTSLFRWTPLDPLIDPAPLLVLAYSFRRLPFAARSIFAGLQQVHVSLEEAAMNLGANRFQMLFRIVIPLISMNIFGGAILTFVYCMSESSTSVTLGALRWDRGPITFYINQVVYGSIVVGAASIGAALCVLLMTIQILAIIISNYALKQRFAIYGF; encoded by the coding sequence ATGCATAGTTTGTGGCGTAGACACGTAGACTTATTTCTACTTGTTTCGTATCTTGCTCCACTAATATTCTTCATATTCCTATTCATACTCCCCCTATCCCTATTACTTTCATCATCATTCCTCTATTATGGTAAGCCATCACTTTACTGGTTTACCTCGATTTTTAGTGATACGTACTTCGTTAACTTCAATCCTAGAACTGGATATCTATTTAATGTTTATGGCGATACCATGTATATTTGGGGTTTAGATTATGGTATAATAGTAAACACTTTGATCGTTGCATTAGCTACAACAATCCTATCTACGGTTATGGGTTTAATTTCAGCTTTCATTTTGGCTAGATATGATTTTCCAGGTAAGAGTTTGTTTAGGGTTTTACTTTATGTTCCAATGCTTGCCACCCCATTTGTGAATGCGTATGTTTTGGGTAAATTGTTTCATCCAACTAGTGGTTTGATAAATTACATTTTCTATGATTTGCTTCATATCCTCCCATATAGGATTGATTTGAATGGTCTTGTGGGTATTTCCATTGCTCAGAGTTTAAGCTATTTCCCAATAGTTTACTTGAATTTTCAAGCTTCATTGCTTAATATTGACCCCAGCTTGGAGGAGCAGGCTGAGAATCTTGGTGCTAAGGGGTTTTCACTTTTTAGGCGTGTAACTTTCCCATTGGCTTTGCCGGGGCTTACTGCTGGTATGATAATAACTTTCATATTTAGTATGGAGGATCTATCTGCCCCCATTGGGTTTATTGGGTATAGTGGTAATCCTTTGGCTAAGAAGGTTATGTCATATTATATCTTCCAATCTTTTAGTGAAGCTATGAGGGGTGTTATAACCCCTGAAACTTCTGCTCTCTCAGTAATATTGTTGTCCATTTCCATTGTAGGTTTCATGTTTATAAAGCGTTATGTTTCCCTTAAAACCTATGCTTCATTGAGTAGGGGTGGTAGGTGGAATCCTAGGGTTAGGCGTATTGGTGGATTTAGATTACTTGTAGTTTACGTGTTTCTTGTGGTATTGGTTTTAGTTGGCTCTATGCCTCAAGTTGGTACTGTGATTTTAGCTTCTACGGATTGGGTTGTTAGTGGGGTTACCCCTAAGAACTTTAGTTTAGAATACTTTTATAGGCTTTTGCATCCCAGTGTTAGTAGAGCAATCTCCAATAGTGTAATTTATTCATCTATTGCCGTTTTAATTGCAGTATTTATAGGTGCTTCTTCAGCTTATTGTGTTGCTAGGTTTAAGGGTATTTTAGCTTCAATACTCGATATTTTATCCACAATTCCAGTTGCAATTCCAGGTATTGTCCTTGCAGTTGGTTATTTCATGTTTTTCACTTCATTATTTAGGTGGACCCCTCTAGACCCATTAATTGATCCTGCACCATTACTTGTTTTAGCTTACTCATTTAGGCGTCTTCCCTTCGCTGCTAGGAGTATATTTGCTGGTTTGCAGCAAGTTCATGTTTCATTGGAGGAGGCTGCCATGAACCTTGGTGCTAATAGGTTTCAAATGCTCTTTAGAATTGTTATACCCTTAATATCTATGAATATTTTTGGTGGAGCTATTCTGACTTTTGTTTACTGTATGTCTGAATCCAGCACCAGTGTTACCCTTGGAGCTTTGAGGTGGGATAGGGGGCCTATCACATTCTATATAAATCAAGTTGTATATGGTAGTATTGTGGTTGGTGCGGCTAGTATTGGTGCAGCTTTATGCGTATTACTGATGACCATTCAAATATTGGCCATAATAATATCCAATTATGCTTTGAAGCAGAGGTTTGCGATTTATGGATTTTAG
- a CDS encoding ABC transporter ATP-binding protein, whose protein sequence is MVRVKLENVCKRFGSVVAADNVCLDILEGEFFTILGPSGCGKTTTLRIIAGLERVDSGRVLFNDVDVTNTPPYLRGTGMVFQNYALWPHMTVFDNVAFGLKIRKVGKYEIRRRVKEVLELVKLSGLEDRYPHQLSGGQQQRVALARALVIEPKVLLLDEPLSNLDAKLRVEMRGELKSLQRRLKITTIYVTHDQDEALTLSDRIAIMNNGRILQVSTPIDIYNKPRDLFVASFIGKCTVLIGVVQNRSDGYLEVKCDDMVLWGVPAYEDLNINVGSRVACILRPESFKLEASASDNVFDGYVKHVSFYGSRNEVRVAVKSSELIASFDSSVNIDVNKPIKIAIPRDRVIVIPYHDT, encoded by the coding sequence ATGGTTAGGGTTAAGCTTGAGAATGTTTGTAAGAGGTTTGGTAGTGTTGTTGCGGCTGATAATGTTTGTTTAGATATACTTGAGGGGGAATTCTTCACAATTCTAGGTCCAAGTGGGTGTGGTAAAACTACAACTTTACGTATCATTGCTGGTTTGGAGCGTGTGGATTCTGGTAGAGTTCTATTTAATGATGTTGATGTAACCAATACACCCCCCTATCTCCGTGGGACTGGTATGGTTTTCCAGAATTATGCTTTATGGCCCCACATGACAGTTTTTGATAATGTAGCATTTGGTTTGAAGATTAGGAAGGTGGGTAAGTATGAGATTAGGAGGAGGGTTAAGGAGGTTTTAGAGCTTGTTAAATTGTCTGGTTTGGAGGATAGGTATCCACATCAGCTTTCTGGAGGTCAGCAGCAACGTGTAGCTTTGGCTAGAGCTTTAGTCATAGAGCCTAAAGTTCTCTTGCTTGATGAGCCTTTAAGCAATCTTGATGCTAAACTTAGAGTTGAGATGCGTGGTGAATTGAAGTCTCTGCAGAGGAGGCTTAAAATAACAACAATATATGTCACCCATGATCAAGATGAGGCATTGACCTTGTCGGATAGGATTGCAATTATGAATAATGGTAGAATACTACAGGTTTCAACACCAATTGACATCTATAATAAGCCTAGAGACTTGTTTGTTGCATCATTTATTGGTAAATGTACTGTGCTGATTGGTGTGGTTCAGAATCGTAGTGATGGCTATCTTGAGGTTAAATGTGATGATATGGTTTTGTGGGGTGTTCCAGCATATGAGGATTTAAACATCAATGTTGGTAGTAGGGTGGCATGTATACTTAGACCTGAAAGTTTTAAGCTTGAAGCATCGGCTTCGGATAATGTTTTTGATGGTTATGTTAAGCATGTATCATTTTATGGTTCACGTAATGAAGTTAGGGTTGCAGTGAAATCTAGTGAGTTAATAGCATCCTTTGATTCCAGTGTGAATATTGATGTGAATAAGCCAATTAAGATTGCTATACCGAGGGATAGGGTTATAGTTATACCATACCATGATACTTAA
- a CDS encoding metallophosphoesterase, producing the protein MRFGRVYLLLIVVLFSICILPSATISQPMVVTDPIKYPLPSWPALCVLNGSFKVVIRASSSATKWLFSITHNTVNVKYDIESFNGFYNSSSGLWTFYLQVPSNALEGLYSLRVSYVADGASYVYTQPKCVYVFKTYPGYLLIAHVSDTHLPYGADVIARAIYELNLIRPTIIVITGDFVDIGVIASAWNYAWSIIFNGSSKIPILVIPGNHDHSGDDAANYQRYCGPLYYNLSFGNFHFIAMDTRELGYVDIDQLRFAENVLKKIGINDVKIMLIHHPIFGSGFMVSGSWQNINALRSYLYYTWDSNLNVASEFLRLVEQYNVNLVLAGHIHREQFNIYNGKYVFETNAPAGGSLPSGVYWSYRLVNVSGDGKINVLSVGGKEPQNSPSSYPIGSLIYYYAPRNDGSTKSSSIKIYNNLDATINPLVEFIVDGSIPVSSYRFYPITPKDYSVTSVGGVHIVSFRVSIPAKTVYSITFTAINETVKPIISVDVVKSDGGLVFNVNATDSGVGVKRVGLNYQFTFSDGSKSSWYNVNDIPPKIVANRDQIIYSYSSLLYTYTLSLPSNVQSVSYSLIAEDFLGNVGYFNGTFTVSVPKQYTLTIDSSPISGVQFTLSGSTYTTKFSKSILAGNYTLSFPAEVNVGGVKYVFSGWSDGFSGSTRTITLNSDVSLTVYYKAEAPPQTPSYWIYIAIASLLALMVIIVVIYRRR; encoded by the coding sequence GTGAGGTTTGGGAGAGTTTATTTGCTTCTCATAGTTGTGCTATTCTCCATATGCATACTTCCATCAGCCACAATATCCCAGCCTATGGTGGTAACAGACCCCATAAAGTATCCCCTCCCATCGTGGCCTGCTTTATGTGTTTTGAATGGCTCCTTTAAGGTTGTGATTAGAGCTTCAAGCTCTGCAACGAAATGGCTCTTCTCAATAACTCATAATACGGTAAACGTTAAATATGACATTGAATCATTCAATGGCTTTTATAATTCAAGTAGTGGGCTTTGGACATTTTATCTGCAAGTACCTTCAAATGCTCTTGAGGGGTTGTATTCACTCAGAGTTTCATATGTTGCTGATGGTGCAAGTTACGTTTACACTCAACCGAAGTGTGTGTATGTTTTCAAGACTTATCCAGGGTATTTGTTGATTGCACATGTGAGCGATACACATTTACCCTATGGTGCTGATGTTATTGCGAGAGCCATATATGAGCTTAACCTCATTAGACCCACTATAATTGTGATTACAGGGGATTTTGTTGATATAGGTGTAATTGCTTCTGCTTGGAATTATGCTTGGTCAATAATATTCAATGGTTCCTCTAAAATCCCAATTCTAGTTATTCCGGGTAATCATGATCATTCAGGTGATGATGCTGCAAACTATCAGAGGTATTGTGGTCCACTATACTATAATCTGAGTTTTGGGAATTTCCACTTCATTGCCATGGATACTCGTGAATTAGGTTATGTTGATATTGATCAACTTAGATTTGCTGAGAATGTTTTGAAGAAGATTGGCATTAATGATGTTAAGATCATGCTTATACATCACCCAATCTTTGGAAGTGGATTCATGGTTAGTGGTTCTTGGCAAAACATCAATGCTCTAAGGAGCTACCTATACTACACTTGGGATAGTAATTTGAATGTTGCATCGGAATTTCTTAGACTTGTGGAGCAGTACAATGTTAATTTAGTTTTAGCTGGACATATACATAGAGAGCAATTCAACATTTACAATGGTAAATATGTTTTTGAGACCAATGCTCCAGCTGGAGGGTCTTTGCCATCAGGTGTTTACTGGTCTTATAGGTTAGTGAATGTTAGTGGTGATGGTAAGATTAACGTTTTGAGTGTTGGAGGTAAGGAGCCTCAAAATTCGCCATCCTCCTACCCAATTGGTTCATTAATATATTATTACGCTCCCAGGAATGATGGCTCCACAAAATCTTCATCAATAAAGATCTATAACAATCTAGATGCAACTATAAATCCACTTGTGGAATTCATTGTTGATGGCTCCATACCTGTAAGCAGTTATAGATTCTATCCAATAACTCCAAAAGATTACTCTGTAACCAGCGTTGGTGGTGTGCATATAGTTAGCTTTAGGGTGAGCATCCCTGCTAAGACAGTTTACTCCATAACATTCACAGCTATTAATGAAACTGTTAAACCAATTATTTCAGTTGATGTCGTTAAGAGTGATGGTGGCTTGGTATTCAATGTTAATGCCACTGATTCCGGTGTGGGTGTTAAGCGTGTTGGTTTGAATTATCAATTCACGTTTTCCGATGGTTCTAAGAGTTCATGGTATAATGTTAATGATATTCCACCGAAAATTGTTGCCAATAGGGATCAGATAATCTACTCCTACAGTTCACTGCTTTACACGTATACGTTGAGTCTTCCAAGTAATGTTCAAAGCGTCTCATACTCACTTATAGCCGAGGATTTCCTTGGAAATGTGGGATACTTTAATGGTACATTCACCGTTTCAGTGCCAAAGCAATACACGTTGACTATTGATTCATCTCCAATTAGTGGGGTTCAATTTACATTGTCAGGCTCCACATATACCACTAAGTTCTCCAAATCCATCCTTGCTGGAAACTATACTTTGAGCTTCCCAGCAGAGGTTAATGTTGGTGGAGTTAAGTATGTTTTTAGTGGTTGGAGTGATGGATTTAGTGGTTCAACTAGAACTATAACCCTAAATTCTGATGTCAGTTTAACTGTTTACTATAAGGCTGAAGCTCCTCCACAAACGCCATCATACTGGATCTACATTGCAATTGCATCCTTATTGGCATTGATGGTAATCATTGTTGTGATATATAGGCGTAGGTGA